In Marinobacter sp. M3C, the genomic stretch CCACACCATAAAATCTGGCATGCCTCCAGCCTGAGCTCCACTGGCTTTAAGCTTTAAATGCATCGCCATAATGTAACTGCCGATACCGAAGGTCAGTGCCTGACCCAGGTTGAGAATGCCCGCAGTGCCCCAGGACAAGGCGACGGCTGCTGCTGCCATGCCCAAAACCAGATAGCGAGCGTAAATATTCAGGTCGTAGCCGCTATAATTCGCCGACCAGGGTATGATCAGCACAACAAACACTGCAAACAGCGCATAACCAATACAATCTATAGAGAAGCCTTTGTTCATAAAAAATTTTCCTTAGCGCCGGACTTTATCGGGAAAGAGTCCCTGCGGACGAAAACGAATCAGAACTATGACGCCCAACAGAATCAGGATGCGTGCCGTGGTTTCATTCAAGAGATAGGACAGCCACGCCGATGCCTCCCCAATCATAAGTGCTGCCGCCGCAGTCCCGGCAATACTGCCTACACCGCCAACGATCACCACTAGAAATGCATCTACCACAACCCCGGTGCCCATGGTCGGAGTAACACTGACCATTGGTGTTATCAGCGCGCCAGCGATTGCTGCCAGCCCCGCGCCATATGCAAATGTCATGGCATACACACGGTTTGCGCTGACGCCGTAGCATTCAGAAATCTCTTTGTTCTGGATAACCGCGCGAAGCTTGGTGCCAAATTCTGTGCGAAACAGCAGAAACCACGTAACTGCGAGAGTGAACAGTGCAAAGCCAATGATAAATAGGCGGTAGTAAGACATGTGGATACCGGCAAG encodes the following:
- the urtB gene encoding urea ABC transporter permease subunit UrtB produces the protein MYSWLNEIFIGLSLTSILLMVALGLAIIYGTMGVINLAHGQFVMIGAYVAWFLQSQFGIGIIVGLPLIFIAGALLGLAVERTIIQRLYRRPLDTILATWGIGIVLEQLVRGLFGSDSRYVARPEFLDGNLILAGIHMSYYRLFIIGFALFTLAVTWFLLFRTEFGTKLRAVIQNKEISECYGVSANRVYAMTFAYGAGLAAIAGALITPMVSVTPTMGTGVVVDAFLVVIVGGVGSIAGTAAAALMIGEASAWLSYLLNETTARILILLGVIVLIRFRPQGLFPDKVRR